One genomic window of Acomys russatus chromosome 29, mAcoRus1.1, whole genome shotgun sequence includes the following:
- the C29H1orf159 gene encoding uncharacterized protein C1orf159 homolog, giving the protein MALQCLMLLAGLLTGGMSKSTESKAQQLECCVDVVDFNATCPGTGLCGPGCYRHWNADGNASCVRCWNGTLPTYNGSECRILTGRGTQFPMNRSSGTPGQPHFGAPHVAASLFLGTLFISSCLILSVAGFFYLKRSSKLPEVFYRKNRAPALQPGETAAMVPLPQSSVRKPRYIRRELHPDKTKGPSAFSTVEAHISNV; this is encoded by the exons ATGGCACTGCAGTGTCTCATGCTCCTGGCTGGCCTTCTGACGGGAGGCATGAGCAAGTCCACAGAAAGCAAG GCCCAGCAGCTGGAGTGTTGTGTGGATGTGGTAGACTTCAATGCTACCTGCCCAGGCACAGGGCTGTGTGGCCCAG GTTGCTACAGGCACTGGAATGCAGATGGGAATGCTAGCTGTGTCCGGTGCTGGAATGGGACCCTCCCGACATACAATGGCTCTGAGTGCAGAATTC TCACTGGCCGGGGCACGCAGTTTCCCATGAACAGAAGCTCAGGGACACCTGGACAGCCACATTTTG GGGCTCCTCATGTGGCAGCTTCCCTCTTCCTGGGGAcactcttcatcagctcctgcctcatcctctctgTGGCTGGGTTCTTCTACCTCAAGCGCTCCAGTAAGCTTCCTGAGGTTTTCTACAGGAAGAACAGAG CCCCTGCACTACAGCCTGGTGAAACA GCTGCAATGGTCCCTCTGCCGCAGTCTTCAG TGAGGAAGCCGAGATACATCAGGCGTGAGCTGCATCCAGACAAGACTAAAGGTCCTTCTGCCTTCTCCACAGTGGAGGCCCACATCAGCAACGTCTGA